One window of Watersipora subatra chromosome 3, tzWatSuba1.1, whole genome shotgun sequence genomic DNA carries:
- the LOC137390919 gene encoding uncharacterized protein gives MNDLPGIFLRFRLNPVAFMGDIEQMFHQFKVKPEHQDYLRFIWYDCDGNLATFKMTVHLFGARSSPACATYGLRFLADQYNSLLSGHSASHQFVHRKFYVDDGLTSVFNEAEAVSLIHETRELCAAGQLRLHKIASNSREVMAQLPRSECARALASLDLSSDPLPQERSLGILWDTEKDNFTFHHDTATKPDTRRGVLSTVASIFDPLGFLSPYILIGKNILQDMCRSSASWDDPLTGDLLSLWKEWKASIPDLTNISIRRCYQPTDFGDIFKAELHHFCDASTRGYGEVSYLRLVNTQGQVNCPLVMSKSRVAPIKPITIPRMELQAAVTSAKVSRFIKSELEIDATETFWTDSQIVLGYIKNTTKNFHLYVTNRVQQVRDNSSPENWRNVPTDQNPADHTSRGLTITQLLKSNWLTGPDFLWKEPMQFPDQLTPEVKPDDPEVKSLCVQTISSPSQTLYQRLQQFSSWNKAIKVTKFFLNRIAKLKGTQLPINAPLLYIVKCIKAEHFPEVQSLTKEQPLNPKSTVFNLNPFLDKNGVMRIGGRLNRSTALSFSEKHPILLPKSGHFTHLLLQHLHEQVAHQGRCFTLAKMRSSGYWIIGARSIQ, from the coding sequence ATGAATGATCTTCCAGGCATTTTTCTTAGATTTCGTTTGAACCCTGTAGCCTTCATGGGTGATATAGAACAGATGTTTCACCAATTCAAGGTGAAACCAGAGCACCAAGACTATTTACGGTTTATTTGGTATGATTGTGATGGAAATCTAGCTACTTTCAAAATGACAGTGCATCTTTTCGGGGCTAGATCTTCCCCCGCTTGCGCAACATACGGACTTCGATTTCTCGCTGATCAATATAATTCATTATTGTCTGGCCATTCTGCATCTCATCAATTTGTTCACCGCAAATTTTATGTTGATGACGGTCTCACAAGTGTCTTCAATGAGGCTGAAGCAGTTTCTCTCATTCATGAGACACGTGAACTATGTGCTGCCGGCCAGTTAAGACTTCACAAAATAGCGTCCAACAGCCGTGAAGTGATGGCACAACTTCCAAGAAGTGAGTGCGCCCGTGCCCTTGCCAGTCTTGACCTATCTTCTGATCCGCTTCCCCAAGAGCGATCACTTGGTATTCTATGGGACACTGAAAAGGATAATTTTACCTTTCACCATGACACTGCTACAAAACCAGACACCCGACGGGGTGTACTATCTACGGTGGCCTCAATCTTTGACCCTCTTGGATTCCTATCGCCATATATTTTAATTGGCAAAAACATTCTACAGGATATGTGTAGAAGTTCAGCTTCTTGGGATGATCCCCTGACAGGTGATTTATTGTCACTATGGAAGGAATGGAAAGCTTCTATTCCAGACTTAACAAACATAAGCATCCGAAGATGTTATCAACCGACAGACTTTGGCGACATCTTTAAGGCTGAGCTACATCACTTCTGTGACGCAAGTACTCGTGGTTACGGTGAGGTTAGTTATCTCAGACTAGTAAACACACAAGGACAAGTAAATTGTCCACTTGTAATGAGCAAGAGCAGAGTAGCACCAATCAAGCCAATAACCATTCCGCGCATGGAACTGCAAGCAGCGGTTACCTCAGCTAAAGTGTCCAGATTTATTAAATCTGAGCTAGAGATTGATGCCACAGAAACCTTTTGGACAGATTCTCAAATTGTTCTTGGTTACATTAAAAACACAACTAAAAATTTTCATCTCTATGTGACTAATAGAGTTCAGCAGGTGAGAGACAATTCAAGTCCTGAAAATTGGCGCAATGTCCCTACAGATCAAAACCCTGCCGATCACACTTCAAGAGGCCTGACTATCACTCAGCTGTTAAAATCTAACTGGCTTACAGGTCCAGATTTTCTCTGGAAGGAACCTATGCAATTTCCTGATCAGTTGACACCCGAAGTAAAACCTGATGACCCTGAAGTCAAATCCCTTTGTGTCCAAACGATTTCTAGTCCCAGTCAAACTCTCTATCAGCGACTTCAGCAATTCTCTAGTTGGAATAAAGCTATCAAAGTCACTAAATTCTTTCTCAATAGAATAGCCAAGTTAAAGGGCACTCAACTGCCAATTAACGCACCACTCCTGTACATAGTTAAATGCATAAAAGCTGAGCATTTTCCAGAAGTGCAATCTCTGACAAAAGAGCAGCCACTAAATCCAAAGAGTACAGTTTTCAACCTGAACCCTTTCCTGGATAAAAATGGAGTAATGAGAATAGGAGGCCGCCTCAATCGCAGCACAGCTCTCAGTTTTTCTGAGAAACATCCAATTCTGCTGCCCAAAAGTGGGCATTTTACTCACCTTCTTCTTCAGCATCTTCATGAGCAAGTGGCCCATCAAGGAAGATGCTTCACATTAGCCAAGATGAGATCTTCTGGGTACTGGATAATAGGTGCCAGAAGTATACAGTAA
- the LOC137390920 gene encoding uncharacterized protein, whose amino-acid sequence MKISTLTDTEGTDSMCQAALGLLVCGFHQSRASRLPPCISTSKIPFNSEEIPNATSVQNWPHLQHLASQFISAQKAASLKLGLLIGNNLPHVFISRQEISREDHEPFARLTDLGWILLGNATNSAHSYNSSAHTIQSETIVNLAVQQPTTRKCISFKIKTETRDFPNTDKFEQQILKLLSSDFQTNHADEIKTMSIDDLKFLKIMKEQIHKDKQGYITMPLPFKAKPLSIDTKTTAMHRFHLLKKNSKKMPYINCNTMSLCLTSSQKGKQFWQPTTLPTLGIFLILVSFILASLTVFALCLIALLKWEESV is encoded by the coding sequence ATGAAAATTAGTACACTTACTGATACTGAGGGCACTGATTCGATGTGCCAGGCGGCCTTAGGACTGCTGGTTTGTGGCTTCCATCAGAGCAGAGCAAGTAGGCTTCCACCGTGCATAAGCACAAGCAAAATACCTTTCAACTCAGAAGAGATACCCAATGCCACATCAGTGCAAAACTGGCCACACTTACAACATCTTGCCTCTCAGTTCATCTCTGCTCAAAAAGCAGCCAGCCTCAAGCTCGGATTGTTGATTGGAAACAATCTTCCACATGTGTTTATATCTAGACAAGAAATCAGTAGAGAAGACCATGAGCCCTTTGCTCGTCTCACTGACTTGGGTTGGATCTTGTTGGGAAATGCCACAAACTCTGCACACAGCTACAACAGTTCCGCTCATACCATTCAATCTGAGACAATAGTAAACTTGGCAGTACAACAACCAACGACTAGAAAATGTAtctcttttaaaatcaaaacagAAACTCGTGACTTCCCCAACACAGATAAATTCGAACAACAAATACTAAAACTTCTTAGTTCTGACTTTCAAACAAATCACGCTGATGAGATAAAGACAATGTCAATCGATGATCTCAAATTCCTAAAAATTATGAAAGAGCAAATTCATAAAGATAAGCAGGGTTACATAACAATGCCATTACCATTCAAGGCTAAACCGCTCAGCATTGACACAAAAACCACTGCAATGCACAGATTTCATCttctgaaaaaaaattcaaaaaagatGCCATATATAAACTGCAATACCATGAGTTTATGTCTGACATCATCACAAAAGGGGAAGCAGTTCTGGCAACCAACGACACTACCAACTCTTGGTATATTCCTCATTTTGGTGTCTTTCATCCTCGCAAGCCTGACCGTATTCGCGTTGTGTTTGATTGCACTGCTAAAGTGGGAGGAGTCAGTTTAA
- the LOC137390918 gene encoding uncharacterized protein: MASLPHERSSQSPPFSYCGIDCFGPFMVKDRRTELKRYGLMVTCLASRAVHLEVLDDMSTTAFVNGIRNVIAIRGPIKKIWCDQGTNFVGAVQDLTENGVLEFKLNPPSASNMSGVWKRMIRTARNVLQSLLKSHSDRLDTSHLRTLMYEVMAIINSRPLSVVTEEDMPLSPNMLLTMKSDVTLPPSGSFDESDMYSRKRWRAVQHIANAFWKRWKTEYLSQLHSRQKWVHKTTNNIAVGDIVLIKDDQTTRNVWLKGRVSDCYTSEDGQIRSAKVLLGNRVQAKNSGKFLIRPVVKLIKLLPVKANDMC; encoded by the coding sequence ATGGCCTCACTTCCTCATGAAAGATCTAGCCAATCGCCTCCCTTCAGCTATTGTGGGATCGATTGTTTTGGACCATTCATGGTCAAAGATAGAAGGACAGAGCTAAAACGATATGGACTCATGGTAACATGCCTCGCAAGCAGAGCAGTGCACCTTGAAGTTTTGGACGATATGAGCACAACAGCCTTTGTGAATGGAATTCGAAACGTTATAGCCATTCGCGGGCCTATTAAAAAAATCTGGTGTGACCAGGGCACCAACTTTGTTGGAGCTGTTCAAGATTTAACAGAAAACGGCGTGCTTGAGTTTAAACTCAATCCTCCCAGCGCCAGTAACATGAGTGGCGTTTGGAAACGTATGATCCGAACTGCTAGAAATGTCCTTCAGTCTCTTTTGAAGTCTCATAGTGATAGGCTTGACACAAGCCACCTTCGCACCTTGATGTACGAAGTCATGGCCATCATAAACTCCAGACCACTATCTGTGGTTACTGAAGAAGACATGCCTCTAAGTCCTAACATGCTTCTGACTATGAAATCTGATGTTACCCTACCGCCCTCTGGAAGCTTTGATGAGTCCGATATGTACAGTCGCAAGCGCTGGCGTGCGGTTCAACACATTGCTAATGCATTCTGGAAAAGATGGAAGACAGAATATTTATCCCAACTGCATTCTCGTCAAAAGTGGGTTCACAAGACAACAAATAATATAGCAGTAGGTGACATCGTATTAATCAAAGATGACCAAACAACAAGAAATGTCTGGTTAAAAGGCCGAGTTTCCGATTGTTACACATCTGAAGATGGACAAATACGCTCAGCTAAAGTACTGTTAGGCAACCGTGTACAGGCAAAAAACTCAGGAAAATTTCTAATCAGACCAGTTGTGAAATTGATTAAACTTTTACCAGTCAAAGCAAATGATATGTGCTAG